A genomic region of Leptolyngbya sp. NIES-2104 contains the following coding sequences:
- a CDS encoding MotA/TolQ/ExbB proton channel family protein produces MPNWLIAGGFVMIPLLLFSILAVVLILERSLFWVKISQRQQRVAREVLSVYKRNPIAAFQMLEKNADLPIARIFIAALELEQATPEEFRLALESAGLAEIPLLKRFNTIFDTIVGLAPLLGLLGTITGLITSFSSLGIGDIAGTNTRGVTGGISEALVSTASGLVVAIFTLFFANMFRGLYTRQLALIQEYGGQLELLYRRRHAM; encoded by the coding sequence ATGCCCAATTGGTTGATTGCTGGTGGATTTGTGATGATTCCGCTGCTGCTGTTTTCGATCCTGGCAGTGGTACTGATTCTGGAACGATCGCTGTTCTGGGTTAAGATTTCTCAGCGTCAACAGCGAGTCGCGAGAGAAGTCCTGAGCGTGTATAAACGCAATCCGATCGCGGCATTTCAAATGCTGGAAAAAAATGCAGATTTGCCGATCGCTAGAATTTTCATTGCGGCTCTGGAACTCGAACAAGCGACCCCTGAAGAATTTCGATTAGCACTCGAAAGCGCGGGACTGGCAGAGATTCCATTGCTGAAACGATTTAATACAATCTTCGATACGATCGTCGGTCTTGCTCCCTTACTCGGATTGCTTGGAACGATCACAGGGTTGATCACTTCATTTTCTTCATTGGGAATCGGTGACATCGCTGGAACGAATACTAGAGGTGTGACAGGCGGGATTAGTGAAGCGCTTGTTTCAACGGCATCCGGCTTAGTAGTCGCGATCTTCACTTTATTTTTTGCCAATATGTTCCGGGGACTCTATACCCGCCAACTAGCGTTAATTCAAGAATATGGCGGGCAATTAGAATTGCTGTACCGCCGCCGTCATGCAATGTGA
- a CDS encoding form I ribulose bisphosphate carboxylase large subunit: MSYAQTQTQAKAGYKAGVQDYRLTYYTPDYTPKDTDILAAFRVTPQPGVPPEEAAAAVAAESSTGTWTTVWTDLLTDLDRYKGRCYDIEPVRGEDSQFIAYIAYPLDLFEEGSVTNLLTSLVGNVFGFKALKALRLEDLRIPVAYLKTFQGPPHGIQVERDKINKYGRPLLGCTIKPKLGLSAKNYGRAVYECLRGGLDFTKDDENINSQPFQRWRDRFLFVADAIHKSQAETGEIKGHYLNVTAATCEDMLERAAFAKELEMPIIMHDFLTAGFTANTTLAKWCRANGVLLHIHRAMHAVIDRQKNHGIHFRVLSKCLRMSGGDHIHTGTVVGKLEGDKAITLGFIDLLRENYVERDPSRGVYFTQDWASMPGVMAVASGGIHVWHMPALVEIFGDDSVLQFGGGTLGHPWGNAPGATANRVALEACVQARNEGRDLMREGGDIIREACRWSPELATACELWKEIKFEFEAVDTV; the protein is encoded by the coding sequence ATGTCCTACGCTCAAACCCAAACCCAAGCGAAAGCTGGGTATAAGGCTGGGGTACAAGATTACCGCTTAACGTACTACACCCCAGACTACACGCCTAAAGATACCGATATTTTGGCAGCGTTCCGGGTGACTCCTCAACCTGGCGTTCCTCCCGAAGAAGCTGCTGCTGCTGTTGCTGCTGAATCCTCGACGGGCACATGGACGACCGTTTGGACGGACTTGTTAACCGACCTCGATCGCTACAAAGGACGCTGCTACGATATCGAGCCTGTCCGTGGCGAAGATAGCCAATTCATCGCTTACATTGCATATCCGCTCGACCTGTTTGAAGAAGGATCGGTCACGAACCTGCTGACTTCGTTAGTGGGTAATGTCTTCGGCTTCAAAGCGTTGAAAGCGCTGCGTCTTGAAGATTTGCGGATTCCCGTTGCTTACTTGAAAACCTTCCAAGGTCCTCCTCACGGAATTCAAGTCGAGCGCGACAAAATCAACAAATATGGTCGCCCGCTGCTCGGCTGTACCATCAAGCCAAAACTCGGTCTGTCCGCGAAGAACTACGGACGTGCAGTGTACGAATGTCTGCGCGGCGGTTTGGACTTCACCAAAGACGACGAAAACATCAACTCGCAGCCGTTCCAACGGTGGCGCGATCGCTTCTTGTTCGTGGCTGATGCCATCCACAAGTCGCAAGCAGAAACAGGTGAAATCAAAGGTCACTACCTCAACGTGACCGCTGCGACCTGCGAAGATATGCTCGAACGTGCAGCATTTGCGAAAGAACTCGAAATGCCGATCATCATGCACGACTTCTTGACCGCAGGTTTCACCGCAAACACCACCTTGGCGAAATGGTGCCGTGCGAACGGTGTGCTGTTGCACATTCACCGTGCAATGCACGCTGTGATTGACCGTCAGAAGAACCACGGTATCCACTTCCGCGTGTTGTCCAAGTGCTTGCGGATGTCGGGCGGAGACCATATCCACACCGGAACCGTTGTGGGTAAACTCGAAGGCGACAAAGCGATCACCCTTGGTTTCATCGACTTGCTGCGTGAAAACTATGTTGAGCGTGATCCGTCCCGTGGTGTCTACTTCACTCAAGACTGGGCATCGATGCCGGGTGTGATGGCGGTTGCTTCGGGTGGTATTCACGTCTGGCACATGCCTGCACTGGTTGAAATCTTCGGAGATGACTCCGTGCTTCAGTTCGGTGGTGGAACCCTCGGACACCCCTGGGGTAACGCGCCGGGTGCAACCGCGAACCGTGTTGCGCTTGAAGCTTGCGTCCAAGCTCGGAACGAAGGTCGTGACCTCATGCGTGAAGGCGGCGACATTATTCGTGAAGCTTGCCGCTGGTCACCTGAATTGGCAACAGCTTGTGAACTGTGGAAAGAAATCAAGTTCGAGTTTGAAGCTGTTGATACCGTCTGA
- a CDS encoding chaperonin family protein RbcX, whose product MDLKRIAKDTSKTLISYLTYQAVRVVYAQLDETDPKKAYWLHKFSSRESITDGEAFMEAMFRERQDLAFRILTVREHLAEEIADVLPEMLRSSMQQSNMEQRRKQLERMTQVDLTIESQDSDPDH is encoded by the coding sequence ATGGATCTGAAGCGAATTGCGAAAGATACGTCGAAGACGCTGATTAGCTACTTGACGTATCAGGCTGTCCGAGTTGTTTATGCTCAGCTAGACGAAACTGATCCAAAAAAGGCTTACTGGCTGCACAAGTTTTCCTCACGGGAAAGTATCACAGACGGGGAAGCGTTTATGGAAGCAATGTTTCGAGAACGGCAAGATTTAGCGTTTCGGATTTTGACGGTGAGAGAACATCTTGCTGAAGAGATCGCGGATGTACTGCCGGAAATGTTGCGATCGTCAATGCAGCAATCGAACATGGAACAACGCCGCAAACAGCTCGAACGCATGACGCAAGTCGATTTAACGATCGAATCACAAGATTCCGACCCTGATCACTAA
- a CDS encoding class I SAM-dependent methyltransferase yields the protein MEQEIYESWNQKAQDWDIQVGDLGDRNRILNSDPVLWQFVGDVNERLVLDAGCGTGYLSRQLAQKGAIVTGIDLSSEMIALAQQKSAGSSIDFHQDSCSELRTLPDEDFDLLVSNYVLMDLPDLEEAIQAFYRVLKPGGVAVLVFSHPCFDQGAAVLHDDRSIIYHWKESYFGRQKRQDLPWKHFTSDFIWFHRPLSDYWKAFKAAGFDVIDFEEPRLKGDRAHLAKNEQELFKCQNLPYSVVFKLSKPS from the coding sequence ATGGAACAGGAAATCTACGAGTCTTGGAACCAGAAAGCTCAGGATTGGGACATTCAGGTTGGGGATTTGGGCGATCGTAATCGCATTCTCAATTCTGATCCGGTGTTGTGGCAATTTGTTGGCGATGTCAACGAGCGGCTTGTTTTGGATGCAGGTTGTGGAACTGGGTATCTATCGCGCCAACTTGCTCAGAAAGGTGCGATTGTCACCGGGATTGATTTGTCTTCTGAAATGATCGCGCTCGCTCAACAAAAATCGGCAGGATCATCGATCGACTTTCACCAAGATTCTTGCTCAGAACTCAGAACACTTCCAGATGAAGACTTCGATTTGCTTGTTTCTAACTATGTTCTGATGGATCTACCCGATTTAGAAGAGGCAATTCAAGCTTTCTACCGAGTCTTGAAACCGGGCGGAGTCGCAGTTTTAGTGTTTTCACATCCTTGTTTTGATCAAGGAGCGGCGGTTTTGCATGACGATCGATCCATCATTTATCACTGGAAAGAATCGTACTTCGGGCGGCAGAAACGTCAAGACCTACCGTGGAAGCACTTTACCAGCGATTTCATTTGGTTTCACCGACCTCTATCGGATTATTGGAAAGCATTTAAGGCAGCGGGCTTCGATGTGATTGATTTTGAGGAGCCGAGACTAAAGGGTGATCGAGCACATCTCGCCAAAAACGAACAAGAATTATTCAAGTGTCAGAATCTTCCTTATTCTGTCGTTTTCAAGTTGTCGAAGCCGTCCTGA
- a CDS encoding tetratricopeptide repeat protein codes for MTNISCDNKNASQGWLGRAIALCQNGWYEAAIACLDHAETTDPDAWQYRGYVLGKLGRFEAAIACYEKTFELGCTDAKAWYNCGQALIKLKRYDTAIAQYDQAIKLDPQNPKPWYQRGKALAYLGRYQEALRSLEKTVELQPKYYKAWGYRAQILGKLGSYHEAIKSVNQALRFEPDDVHLWNFKAYGLWKLDQHSEALESINTALALLPKGNALTPKSYQPWCMRGMILGSMGEFERASASFTQALEMQPNEMSALLNQAIVLRKLGRLEAALSYIDHALTIDPQNFKLWVVRALILWELKRVEEALKSLDRALLLHLNHPKVWQYRGTILDSIQRHDEAIGSYIRALMIEPYDSEGWVSLGSALQNAGRFDEAIVSYDKALGIEPDDAGVFYYEACCYAMQNNPDWALEHLRRAIALAPGYREIAANDSVFEKLHQDFRFQALIHSCSVASVMTEIG; via the coding sequence ATGACAAACATAAGCTGCGATAACAAAAACGCTTCTCAAGGTTGGCTGGGACGTGCGATCGCACTTTGCCAGAACGGTTGGTACGAAGCCGCGATCGCTTGTCTCGATCACGCCGAAACCACCGACCCCGATGCTTGGCAGTATCGCGGCTATGTTCTGGGCAAACTCGGACGATTTGAAGCCGCGATCGCTTGCTATGAAAAAACCTTTGAACTCGGATGCACCGACGCAAAAGCCTGGTACAACTGTGGGCAAGCCTTGATCAAACTGAAACGCTACGACACAGCGATCGCACAATACGATCAAGCGATCAAACTCGATCCCCAGAATCCTAAACCCTGGTATCAGCGAGGAAAAGCCCTTGCCTACTTGGGACGCTATCAAGAAGCACTCCGAAGTTTAGAAAAAACAGTCGAATTGCAGCCAAAGTATTACAAAGCTTGGGGCTATCGAGCGCAAATTCTCGGCAAACTTGGCTCATACCACGAAGCCATCAAGAGCGTGAATCAAGCGCTGAGATTTGAGCCTGACGATGTTCATCTCTGGAACTTCAAAGCTTACGGATTATGGAAGCTTGATCAGCATTCTGAAGCGTTGGAAAGTATTAATACAGCACTAGCTTTGCTTCCCAAAGGAAACGCACTCACACCAAAAAGCTACCAGCCTTGGTGTATGCGGGGAATGATTCTCGGTTCGATGGGCGAGTTTGAACGAGCAAGTGCAAGTTTTACGCAAGCTTTGGAAATGCAGCCGAATGAAATGTCTGCGCTGTTAAATCAAGCGATCGTACTTCGCAAACTCGGACGACTCGAAGCGGCTCTGAGCTACATCGATCACGCATTAACGATCGATCCCCAAAACTTTAAACTCTGGGTGGTTCGTGCGCTGATCTTGTGGGAACTCAAACGAGTGGAAGAAGCGCTGAAAAGCCTCGATCGTGCACTTCTCCTTCATCTCAATCACCCGAAAGTTTGGCAGTATCGCGGCACGATCTTAGACAGCATCCAGCGGCATGATGAAGCGATCGGTAGCTACATTCGCGCCTTAATGATCGAGCCGTATGATTCGGAAGGCTGGGTTTCTCTCGGTTCTGCCCTTCAAAATGCCGGACGATTCGATGAAGCGATCGTCTCTTATGACAAAGCGTTAGGGATCGAGCCAGATGATGCAGGAGTCTTCTATTACGAGGCTTGCTGTTACGCGATGCAGAATAATCCAGATTGGGCGTTAGAACATTTAAGACGTGCGATCGCGCTTGCTCCTGGATACCGAGAAATTGCTGCAAATGATTCTGTGTTTGAGAAACTGCATCAGGATTTTCGGTTTCAAGCCCTGATTCATTCGTGTTCTGTCGCAAGCGTGATGACAGAGATAGGTTAA
- a CDS encoding DUF2993 domain-containing protein, with product MFGGFTGFKPPSNKTDFGEQMLNSVLSQSIRHLFTQSESVDVALKCFPSSKLLQGSIDSFKMSGRGLLIRREFWVEEMWFETDAVSIDFGSVLSGKIRLKQAAQAVAKVILTEAGINKAFRSELVKPRMENVTDPALMNLSGGEPVSFSDVELKLLPENQIQIFAKASLPNGLIPINLTATIEIERRRRILFQNPQFVGGEIPEDQRGVSELLSNTFAEILNNMVDLDRFNLDGVTMRLNRLETEGDKLIFSGYAEVTHFPKQG from the coding sequence ATGTTCGGCGGATTTACTGGCTTTAAGCCCCCTTCCAATAAAACGGATTTTGGCGAACAAATGCTGAACTCTGTCCTGAGCCAATCGATTCGCCACTTATTTACGCAAAGTGAATCTGTGGATGTCGCCTTGAAATGTTTTCCATCGAGCAAGCTACTGCAAGGAAGTATTGATAGTTTCAAGATGAGCGGGCGTGGGTTGCTGATTCGCCGCGAGTTCTGGGTTGAGGAGATGTGGTTTGAAACCGATGCGGTGTCGATCGATTTCGGTTCTGTTCTCTCTGGAAAGATCCGCCTCAAACAAGCCGCGCAAGCAGTCGCGAAAGTGATTTTGACCGAGGCAGGAATTAACAAGGCGTTTCGATCGGAACTCGTCAAGCCTCGAATGGAAAATGTAACTGATCCTGCTTTGATGAATCTTTCTGGAGGCGAACCCGTCTCGTTTTCGGATGTCGAATTGAAGTTGCTTCCCGAAAATCAGATTCAGATTTTTGCAAAAGCAAGCTTACCGAATGGGTTAATTCCGATTAATTTGACTGCCACGATCGAGATCGAACGTCGTCGCCGCATTCTGTTCCAAAATCCTCAATTTGTCGGCGGTGAGATTCCTGAAGACCAACGGGGCGTTTCAGAGCTTTTAAGCAATACATTTGCTGAGATTCTGAATAACATGGTGGATCTCGATCGCTTTAATCTTGATGGCGTAACAATGCGCCTGAATCGATTGGAAACCGAAGGCGATAAGCTAATTTTCAGCGGTTATGCAGAAGTAACACATTTTCCAAAACAGGGTTAA
- a CDS encoding ribulose bisphosphate carboxylase small subunit, producing the protein MKTLPKEQRFETFSYLPALTDAQIARQIQYTIDQGYFPCVEFNESSAPEIYYWTMWKLPLFSAKNPQEVLNEVQQCRSEYSNCYIRVVAFDNIKQCQVMSFIVHKPGSSSGSGYRY; encoded by the coding sequence ATGAAAACTCTACCCAAAGAGCAGCGTTTTGAGACGTTTTCTTATCTGCCTGCTTTGACCGACGCTCAAATCGCGCGTCAGATTCAATATACGATCGACCAAGGTTATTTCCCTTGCGTCGAGTTCAACGAATCTTCTGCACCAGAAATCTACTACTGGACAATGTGGAAGTTGCCGCTGTTCAGTGCCAAAAATCCCCAAGAAGTCTTGAACGAAGTGCAACAGTGCCGCTCTGAATACTCAAACTGCTACATCCGTGTAGTTGCGTTTGACAATATTAAACAGTGCCAAGTGATGAGCTTTATCGTTCACAAACCGGGTTCTTCTAGTGGCAGCGGTTATCGCTATTAA
- a CDS encoding biopolymer transporter ExbD: MRLPEEPDLPPQIYIAPLIDVVFALLTFFIISTLFLTRSQGLPVALPRAVTAESQKAPQIVVTIDQKGEIAVDKKSIVIDTLPAAVREILTRNPKSVVIIQADERVPHGQVITVMDRLRSIPGIRLGIATRQP; the protein is encoded by the coding sequence ATGCGCCTACCTGAAGAACCGGATCTGCCACCCCAAATTTATATTGCACCGCTGATCGATGTGGTGTTTGCGCTGCTGACCTTCTTTATTATTTCGACTTTGTTTTTAACGCGATCGCAAGGTCTGCCCGTTGCACTTCCCAGAGCCGTTACCGCTGAATCTCAGAAAGCGCCTCAAATCGTGGTGACGATCGATCAAAAAGGAGAAATTGCCGTCGATAAAAAGTCGATCGTCATTGATACGCTTCCGGCTGCCGTTCGGGAAATTCTCACCCGCAATCCTAAATCGGTTGTTATTATCCAAGCCGATGAACGAGTTCCACATGGGCAAGTGATTACCGTGATGGATCGATTGCGATCAATTCCTGGGATTCGCCTCGGTATCGCAACTCGCCAACCATAA